TCATCAAATCTTCTCAGGTGGACAGGTTATGCCATCTTtattagatgaggaaactgagacccagagaggttatgTGATAGCCAGAGAGTAGAGTAGTCAAACTCAAGATACTCCCTCCCGCAGCTCTGCAACTCTGATCACTATACCACAGTTTCCTGAGTCATGTCCCTGGttctgaatcctggctctgctcttCACCTTGTGTGATCCTGAGTAGCTGAAACCACCAGaactcagcttcctcctctgtgaaatgggcacatttctttctctatttaatAGAGTCTTTGCAAAAATTCCGTGAGTCCGCGGACATCAAACTCTCTGTGTAGTACCTGGGGCTCCCCTGCtcgctcagcagtaaagaattcccctgccatgcaggagatgctgatttgatccctgagtgggcaagatcccctggagaaggaaatggcaacccactccagtattcttgcctgggaaatcctacagacagagtaACCTtttgggctacggtccatggggtcacaaagaaccggaccagactgagcaactaaacaacaatgtagTGCCTGGCACGTAGGAAGTGTTCAGAACGCAACGTGCTTTATTTTTGGATTATCATATGTAGTTCTTTTTTCCATAATCCAAGCTCTCCTTCCCTACATCTCCCATCTCAGGCTCCTATGCAGAAAGAGTTAATACTGCAGGCCTGAGGCTGCTGCCCTAGATAGAAAGGCCGGCTTGCAATGCTGGACTTTGGCTGGCTTCTGGGAACTTGAATTTCAGGATGCTTCTCACAGTTCACAGAAAAGAATGGCTCCCTGTGCTTAAACTGTTTGTATAAACAGTGTGATTTGTGCTGAGCATCTGCTCCTCTCCCAGAGCCTGGAATCGTGTGGGCAGATGTGCCTGTACGACTGGGCAGATGTGCCTGTACGACTGGGCAGATGTGCCTGTACGACCAGCCGCTAGTGAAAACCCTGGGTGCTGTGTCCCCCTGAGCTCCCCTGGGAGACATTTCACATGTGTTGTCACAATATATCACTGGGGGAACTGACTTCATCAGGAGAAAACCCTGGGAGCTTGTACCTGGTCTCCTGGGCCCTGCCTCATGCACCTTGTTGCCTTTGCTGGTTTTCCTCTGTGTCCTTTTGCTATTGATGAATAGCAGCCATGAGTACAAGTGTGTGAGCCTCCTAGGAGTTCTCTCATCAACACACTGAACCTGGGGGTGGTATTAGGGACCCAGACACAGCTCCCCAGAggcccttccctctgcctctggcCTCCCTTGCACCTGAAAGCAGCTCCCCTGACACTACCTTCCTCCCCACAGAAATACTACCCCCCTGACTTTGACCCATCGAAGATTCCCAAGCTCAAGCTGCCCAAAGATCGGCAGTATGTGGTGCGGCTGATGGCCCCCTTCAACATGAGGTGAGTGACCCCTCAGGGCCCCTGCACTGGTCATGGTGGACAGACCCCATGCCCGGCATCCACAGAGAGCAGCCTGTCCCCAGACCTCAGACCAGGTCACCAGTCCTGGCTCAGACATGAGCCCAGTAAGCGGGTGACCTGTCTTTCCTGCCGTTGAGGATCAATCTTCCTGACTGCTCAGAGCTCCCACCCGGTGCCTGAGAGCTCAGTCTTGGTAGTAGAAGCTTGAGTGTGAGACGGAGTCCTGTACACACATTCATTTCCTCCAGCAGCCCTGTCtgttcctgcctcaggacctttgcacaggctgttccctctgcctggcatACACTTCCCTCTGCTCTCACATGGCCAGCTCTTTTCCACCTTCCAAGGCTTGGCTTAAATTTCATCCCCTCAGAAGAACCCTCCTGATCCCCCACCCAAACCCGTCTATGCTTCCCGCCTCTGCCACTAGTCCCCAGACCTCATCCTTTGTACTGTCTTGTAAATTACCATACCTCACCAATTCCCAGCCCCACAGTTCTTCTCATCTTTGCACATCTGAAATGAAGTGGTAACCAAAGCCACCTTTGTTAGTGAAGTTCAGCACGTGTTTACACATTACTGATCTGcttgtcttctctttctccttcatgcatttgtttttattcGGCAGTCATTTATTGGGTACTGCTGAATGCCAGGGACACTGGGGGGATCAAGATTGACCCCAAGAGTCCTAGTCTGGTGAGGAGTAGAGATAATAAACAAGTGCTCTGGCACATTCATGCAAAGCGTTTGTGGGACACACAGATTGTCACAAGACAGTGACTGGATGGTGGTGGGGAAGGTTGGAGAGGGCTTTGCTGGGTGATTAGGGAAATATCAGAACAAATACCAGTGGAACTAGAATCTAAGGGTTGGAGGATGTCACAGGCTATGGGAATTGCAATGGTGAAGGCCCATAGGTGGGACCGAGCTGGGGTGTTTGTAGGAACAGCCAGGAGGCCAGCACACTGGGCCTGGGGAGCACAGGGGCTAAGCAGGAGGGGCTGAGGGAGGTCAGAGTGCCAGAGCTCTGCCTCGCTTCGTGTGGTATCCCCCCGAGGGAATCCTCCCTTTGGAGGTCAGGATGCCCCATGAACACCAGTCTGGCTTCTGGGAGTGGGCGACAGGCAAGTCTCACCTAGCTTTGGTCGTCTGGGTGCTTTCCAAGAAGACAGGCAGATACTAGTGAGAAGAATATGCTGGCTAAGGGGAAGCCTTACCTACTTCTTGGTAGGGAGGGAGCTCCCTGTCCCCGGAGGTATGCAAGTGGTTATCTGCCAGAATGCTCAAGGGTCCCACCGGCAAGAACCACGGCACCGAGGTGACTTGAGTCCCTGTCCCTCCACACAGATGTAAGACATGTGGAGAATACATCTACAAGGGCAAGAAGTTCAATGCTCGCAAAGAAACAGTGCAGAATGAGTCCTACCTGGGCCTGCCCATCTTCCGCTTCTACATCAAGTGCACGCGCTGCCTGGCAGAGATCACCTTCAAGGTAAGCAGCCACCCAGCCCGGTCCCTCCTCCACTGGGAGGTCACCactcctgtcccctccctccagggaaatcccatttCACCTTCTCCCCAGGAAACAGCAGAAGTTCAAGGAGCAGTTAACAGGAGTGTTATTTATAAAGGCAGAAAACCAAGAAGCAACCTAGACGTATAGTGACGAGGTTTGATGGACAGGCTAGTGCACATTGGAAATTTTCATGGCTAATAGCAGtcatatttttactttcattgtcATCCTAAGGGTGGTATTAAGaacttgagggacttccctggtggtccagtggctaaaactccgagcttccaatgcagagggcctggattccatccctggtcagggaactagatcccatatgctgcaactaagagtttgcgtgCTACAActaaagggttaaaaaaaaaagaatttggaaaagagaCGAAGAAAACTTAGTTTTTTCTCCTCGTACTTCTGTGCTGTTTGAGTATTTTTTTGCCAAAAGACTTTTTTCTTCCGTTAAaacatttgattttattaaaataaccaaaaatacattatgttttaattgtttattatttaaaCACAGTTTTATGAGATATGACTTATATGCCATataaatcattgttttaaaatgtataattcagtgggttttagtatGTTCCTAATGTGCTAAATTGCGTTCTCTAATTCCAGGACATTCTCATCACCCCCACATTAACCTCCATCCcgtcccccagctcctggcaatcACGAATACACTCTGTGTCTCTGGTTTGTCTGTCTGGACATTTCACATCAAGGAATCACACACTGTGTGGCCCTTTGTTCAAGAATATTGTAGCAAGTATCAGTGCCTCTCTCCTCTTTAaagctgagcagtattccactgtgtggctGGATCACATTTCATTTGTCTGCTCATTAGCTAATAGAGAGTTAGGTTGTCTCCAGAAAAAACGTTTTCTTTACCTACGTGGTgaagtatgtatatatttagatattaatGAATACACattagttttttaaagtttagaaaaGCTGTGGCAGAATGTTATAAATTGGCTTTTCTAATGAAGAATTTCAACTGATGAAATAACTAGGATtacatatgtatgtttgtgtgtctgtgagcaTGTGGTAAAAACAGAACTCCAGCAGGTAGACACTGGAAAATTGGTTGACGACTCTTCTTTGCCCAGCCAGTCACCAGGCATAGAAACGCTTATAACAGTTTCCTGTATGGGTTTCAAAAAAATGTGCTCTGGATACACGTGCACACAAGGATCACTCTCCTCCTTGGTCTCTTTTAAACAGTAAATATCTTATTTTGGAGTAGTTTCGGATTCATAGAGAGGTTGCAGAGATAGCAGAGAGTTCCCATCTGCCCCTCACCGTCTTCCCCTCctgttaacatcttccatttccACTTTGTATCTGCCACAATAAGAAACCAACACTGAATTGTTAGATTGTTACTTTTAACCAAATTCCAGACATGACACAGATTCAATTTTTCCACTAATGTTACCTTTCTGTTCCAGAGTCTCATCCAGGATACCATGTTATATATTGcttctctgttttataaacaCAAATAGGACCATGCTTTATACGTAGTCGATGTGTAATTTATAATCAGAGGAAGGTCaagtgcacatgtgtgcacatacatACAGAAGGGATTTGtgcagtgacttccctggtggatcatgGTTAAGAGTCTGCACTTCTCACTGCATAGAGCATGGGTTCGTTCCTTGGTCAGGgaataaagatcctgcatgtgatGCCGTGTggggaaaacattaaaaaaaaaaaaagatttgtgcagaGACCTAGAAACTTATTTGCAAACATGTGGAGGGTGAAGGTCAGCAGAGGGACAGTGGGCAGGTGGAGAAGTATCTGAAAATCCATGCTAGGGAGTTCAGCGATTCTGTGAAAGGGGCAGGAGCACTGGAAAGAAAGAACTGTGCTCGCCAAAGCAataagacaggaaaaagaaagaatcagtgtTAAGAGGCCTGAAACAGGGAAAGAAGGTGTTGCAGGCTGCTAGCCACTGTTCAGCAGAAGCTTTTAATGCTCAGAGACGTAGGAGCTGACGTCTGCCCGTCCTTCCTCCCAGACAGACCCTGAAAACACAGACTACACCATGGAGCATGGAGCCACGAGGAACTTCCAGGCTGAGaagctcctggaggaggaggagaagagggtgcaGAAGGAGCGGGAGGACGAGGAGCTGAACAACCCCATGAAGGTGAGTCAGGCACcgcctgtgtgcgtgtgtgtgtatgtgcctgcCTGTGTGTGGGTGCCGATGGAGTCGATTCCCCTTCCTGCTTAACCTTCCAGGCAGGGTGTTGGGGTGGGGAGAATGGTCAGTAGAATTCTAAGATGTCCCCAAGACCCCCGCCTCCTAGTCACACGTGCTGTGTAGTCCCAGGGCTGCGTATACAAGGATCTTACTCCCATGATCAAGTTAAGATTAAACTATGGCCCAGACGACCTCACGAAAGAGGGATTGCCCAGAATGGGCCTGACCTATCACCTGAGTCCCTTAACCTGGGTCTAGAGTCCGAGACTGagggagtcattttttttttttttaacttatattatttttacttagtGACGGAGCCAGGCTGGAAGTCCAGGCCACCTGGTTCCAGTACTGACTAGCCACATGGTCTCAGGCGATCTCGTCCCCTTCCCCAAGCCTCAGTGTTCTGAGCCATGAAGTGGGTGCAGCCAAGGGACCAGGCGCTGTGCATCCAGGGCCCGGGGTTGGGGGTTCCTTCCCTTGCCCATGGTGATGCCCTAAGGTCAGGCAGGCCATGCGGGGTGGCAGAGGGGGTTGAGTCGCAGCGCCCTTAGCCCCATGTCCGTGCCCTGGTCCCCACCAGGTGCTGGAGAACAGAACTAAGGACTCCAAGCTGGAGATGGAGGTCCTGGAGAACCTGCAGGAGCTCAAAGACCTGAACCAGCGGCAGGCCCACGTGGACTTCGAGGCCATGCTGCGGCAGCACCGCCTGTCAGAGGAGGAGCGGCAGaggcaggagcaggaggaggacgAGCGGGAGACGGCGTGAGTGGGACACGGGCCAGAGGAGGCCGGGGTTGCCCACCCGCCTCGCAGCCTGTGCAGTGCCCTTCCCTCTGCGTGGAGTCCCCCTTCCCGATCTTTGCATGGCTCTCATCTCGGGGAGGCCTTCCCCATATCccgctccccatcttgttttctctcttgtgGCATCTGTGTCAAGGTCCCCAGGACCACCCCCAGGTTCAGTGGTTAATTAGAATGAAAAGTTACAGGGAAAAATCAACAGCAGGAAAAGGCAAGGGGCAGGGTTGGGGGATTGGGCACAAAATTTCAGAGTCTTCTGCCTGTCATGAGATGGGCTTAATTCCCCCAAAATGAGACGTGATGGCGTGAATGAGGCGTGGTCCCAGGGGAGGCCTAGCCTGGGGTTCTCACTGGGGGCCAGTCACGCAGGCACCTGCCCAGCTTGGCCGAGCCCCCAGACTCCAGGAGGAGAGTGCACCCCTTGTTTGCCCAGATAGTGTTGGGGCAGGGAGCCTCCCATCAGTAGCGGGAGCCCCAGGGTCCAGGTCCAGTTGCCCCCGAGGGCTGGCCTGGCAAGCCAGCCTTTCTCAGCCTTTCTGTCCATGCTTCTGCTGGGCACCTCCCACCTTCTGGAACCATCTTGCTGATTCACCCCTTTCCTGATGTCTTCTGTCCTTCCTCACCTAAAATCTGAACAGGGACTCAGTTTGGCTTCTGCATGCAGGGCCTGGAAGGGGGTTGGGCACAGAGTAGGTGGACAGCCAGTGCTGTTGGGTTGGCAGGTCAGTGAGACCGGGATTAACAGTGAGAGGAGTCTGCGCTCACTGAGCCCGTTTTGGATATGGGCATTGTTCTGAGTTTGAGTTTGGACCCACCATTGTGGTCGAGGGAACTGGGGTATGAGGAGCTGTACACAGCCCTGACTGAGGTCCCCCAGTTGGGGTTCAAATCGAGACAGGCTGGTTCCAGCCTCTGAGTGCTTAACCACCCCACTGGGTTCAGTGgacaaagaacttttttttttttaagatatttgtgCACCCCATCCCCCACTCAGTGAGGCTAGGAAAGGAAAACCAGGTGCCTCATTGTGGGGCGGAGGGTCCTGGTCACTGTTCCCCCAAAAAAGCATGTCCCCAAGTTCCACGTTCCTTCCTGCAGGGCGCTAGTGGAGGAATCAAGGAAAAGAAGACTCCTTGAAGACTCTGACTCAGAGGAGGACAccagccccacccagccccagccaGCCCTCCGGCCCAACCCCACTGCCATCCTGGATGAGGTGAGTGGGGCCACCCGCATTCCCACGTGCTCTCAGGTGAAGCAGGGACAGGGCAAGCCAGGGCTTGGCTTACCTTTGTCTTGAAGGGCCACAGACAGCCCAAGCCAGAGTGCTCAACACCATTGTTGTAGCACTAAACAGCCATGGATCGTGTACGAATAAGTAGGCATGGCCATGTGCCAGTAAAACTTTGTTTACAAAAACAGGTTGCAGCCCTCCAGGACtgtaaggttttctttttatttctattatttttttattggagtatgattcctgtacagtgttgtgttaacttctgctgcacaacagcgtgaatcagctgtatatgtacatgtatcccctccctcccatcccacccctcacacAGCACCAggatgagctccctgtgttacatagcagcttcccactagctatccattttacatgtgGTGGTGTATATACATCAGTGCCTCTCTCCCAACTCGACCCACTCTCTCCTTTGCCTTGTGCCCACAAgtccgttctctatgtctgccAGTCTGTTCCTGCCCTGTAAATCCAGGGCTGTAGTTTTCCACCCCTTCTCCAGCTGCAGAAACAAGGAGACTCGCTGGATTTAGAGACCTCAGGCACATGTTGATTTCTCAGGCACTTAACAGTCCTGAGCTGGACTCCCGGGCAGCCCTGTTCCATGCAGTCATTTCAGGGATCCAAGGCTCCTCGTTTCTCCTAGTTCTGCCCTGTCCTGGAGCATGGCTGCCAGCTCTGTGGTCACAGCTGGCTCAGAGCACCCTGGGGTTCTGGCTGTGGGAAGGCGAAGGGGGTGTGGAGGAGCACCCGCCAGTGcctggaggcccaggttcaaatGCCCCCCACACCCACTCCCCTGGAATGTGGAGTCCCAGTGGCTGGACATAGTCATGTGGCCACCTTgaactgcaagggaggctgggagctgCCCGTGCTATTATTagcaggaagaagggaaaaagaggGTTGCGGGGGTTGGGGATAGGGGGTTGTCTAGCATTTTTcaccacagctgtcttatccaaGGTGATTGAGGCCACTCTGGTTAATCGAAGGAGGGGCTTAAAATGGGAAATGGTAAATAATGCAGAGACCCCAGAAACTTTATTATAACTCAAAGCATGTTCCCGGTCTGTATTAGTTAAATACTAGTCCAGCCACTGGACAGGACCCAAAGTAACAGCAGTCACAACTGCATGGAGGTTACTTTTCTATCAAATAACAGTTGTACATGGCCATGCTGAACAGGGAAGTTGGACCCTGTTGTCCGGGGCATCCTCCACCTCAATGTCTTGCCATCCCCTTTGAGGATGATGCCCTGAGCTGGCCAGTGGGAagggctggggacagggaggACATTAAGGATAACAGTACCTTTGGTTGAGCAGATCCTTCTGCTCACACCCCATTGGTCAGAACTGAACCACCGGCCCACATCCTGTTGCAAAGGGGTCTGGGAAACGTAGTCTTTCACAGGGGCAGCCATGTTCAAGCCATGAATCCTGAAGAGGATGGGTTTGGGGGTCATGCACTCTCACTTGTCAACCTTTTGATGTAGAACCAAGATATTTTCTTTGAGGCTGCATCCCCTGATCAgagttctctctctgtctttcttgcGTAATACACCCTCAGAATTCACCTAaaatttcttgtttgtttatttctttcaagTGGAATAAGAGATTGAAAGTTCTTTCAAAGCAATATGGCCTTGTATGATTTTTCCCCCCAGTCTTTTcttttaagtctattttattactttattttggcAGCactacacagcatgtgggatcttagttcccccaccagggattgaacctgtgccccctgcagtggaaacatgaagtcctaaccactggtccaccagggcaTTCCCTCCCCCTAGTCttgtgttgttgctgctgtttatttatttatttttggcccccGTGGGTCTTTAGTGCTGCAAGTGGGCTTCGtctagttgtggccagtgggGTGTACTCTAGTTTCAGTGCAAGGTCTTCTCATtactgtggcttctcttcttttggaGCACAGGCCGGAGGACGCATGAGCTAagtagttgtggtgcgcaggcttagttgtcccttGAGATGTGAGATATTCCCATACCTGGGGTCGAATCtgtgttctctgcattggcaggcagatcttgacccctggaccatcagggaagtcctcccccTGATGACCCAGTGGTTAAGCTAGGTTGCTATAGTCTTGGATAACTATTAAGTCTTTTCTGGTTATCTTGCTTGTAGGTAATTTGATAgtggacttttttgttttgttatgcaTTACACAGATTTCACCGTAACTTTACTGAAGAATCTATCTTTCCACCCCTCTGTCCCCTGGGTTTCATTTAATGGGAACCCGTGATGGTGTTTGACAAAaggtaaaggaaagaaattaattcCAGCAGTCAGTTCAGTGGTGCCAGATGAGCAAGCTTCGGCTGGGACTGCTGGTCTCTCTGTTACCCTAGTGGACAGCACCTGTCCTGGTCAGCACACAGGGGGAATGCAGTGTGACCACTgtgtcctcctcctccccctgcccccacctcagcTGTGCCAGCCCCCTCAGATGGGCCAGGCTCAGTCCACATCACGATCTCGCTTGCAGACTTCTCTGTGTCTGACTTCAGCACCAGGTTCCtccccagaccacctgatcgACAGCAGctgtccccttcccccacccccacactgtCACATCACCCtgacttctttctttcccatCACTGATTAGGACGATGGtgtctggggacttccttggaagtccagtggttaagactccatgctcccagggcagggggcatgttttcagtccctggtcaggaagctaaatcccacatgctgcacagccaaaaaaacaaagatgatggtGGTTGTCCTGACCATCTACTTGCTCGTccaccctctctcctccccagatgGTGAGCTCTGTGAAGGCATCCCCCTGCCGTCGTGCTCCCCCTGCACCCAAACCCCAATAGGGCCTCTTGCTTCTAGTGGTTTCCAGTTCCTGTATTTAAACATCAAACATAAAAGGGGTCCTTTCTGATAAGACTGAAGAGCTGGATGTGGACTGAGCCCCCTTCTGCCTCTCCCTAACTAGTTCCTCCCCCTCACTAGGCACCAGGGAGGTGCCTGCATCCCCCTTCATTCCCTCAAACATGTTGATTGAGCACCTGCTACAGACAAGATCGGGtatgttcagggtggtatggctgtaGACTGAGCTCCTGTTacagactcagcagtgaacaGGCAGGACCCTGCAGCGGCTGGGGAGGCTGCTAATAAAGCAGTGGAGGCACTGTGGACACAGACGTGCAGCTTTCACTCGAGCTGGAACTGAGAGGAGAGGCGTCTCGGGGTTGCCGATACTTGAGATGGGTACTGAAGAATGAGTAGTTCACCAAGTGATCTCAAAACAAAGCAGGTGTTCCAGGTGGAGGGAACATTGTGGGTACAGATGTGGAGATGAGCAACCTCGGTGTATGTGATTTAGGAAGTGTAAGGGTAGGGTGTAAGGGATAGAAAATTGGCAGAGGCCTTGAGTACCAAGCTTAGGGCAATGGGAAGCCACAGAGGAGTTTAGAGCAGGAGGGAAAGGGCTAGTCACACCACAGGGAGTGGAGCTGGTAAAGATCCTGGCTCAGCTGGGGACTGAGAGCAGGGAGGCCAGAGGAGGGACAGATTGGAGACAAATCACCCAGTCACATCCCGCATCCGTCACCCCCAGCAGACCCCGAAAgccaagaggaaggcagagagctgGGAGCGCAGCGTGGGTACCCTTGGCAGCAGGCCCCAGCTGTCGGGCCTGGTTGTGAAGAAAACAGGCCTGGACACCAGCATCCGGCGAGGAAgagccccacccctcccaggTAGGTTCAGTCCCTTAGCTGCATGCAGTGCCTCAGGCAGCCACTGGGTGGTGCTGTTCTGTTGAGAGGGGCGGCAGGGTGAGGTGTGTCCCCAACTAGGGTTGAGGCTAGAAgggctgttttaattttttgttttaattaagagGAGcaagctgttgtttagtcgctaagtcgtgtctgactctttcacgaccccatggacgtagcccgacaggcccctctgtccatggatttccgaggcaagaatactgaagtgggttgccatttccttctccaggggatcttccttacccaggtatcaaacccacatctcctgcttggcaggcagatttttttgccacggaggcaccagggaagcccaaaaggagcAAGTGCTCGCTTTTAAAACCCCATTCAGAGGCCTGTAGAATAAATTGTCTGATCTCATGGCTGCCCATACCCCGGCTGCCCATACCCCATACATGGACAGTGGCCCCAGCCTCTCAGGTTGGGTCCTGCGCATccacatcttggctgttgtgtCACCAATGCTGTGTGTGGCCCCCGGGCCCCAGGGAGGAGGAGAATTAGGGTGAGGTGGACCCTGTGAGGTGGAAAGAGCAGGACCCCCCATGCCTTCGTGTGCTTGTCCCGTGGCCTTGGTCCAGGGCCCTcacccctgccctgggcctgAGCTTCCTGTCCTGGAAGATGCTGGTGATAACAGGATCGGCCTCATGGGTCCTCAGAAAGTTTGGGGCCGGTTCTCTGAGATGCTCCCAAGTCAGGCACCTGCAGTAGATCCTGGCACCCAGCGAGCCTTACAGATGCGTGACCATGTTTATCAAAACAGTTACTACTCCATTTgtcagatgaggagactgaggcccagaaaggtggAGCCACTTGCCCAGAACCATACAGCTGGGGTGAGTGGTGGAACCAAGGTCCACCCCTCTTCATCACCATGGTACTTGGCTTCACTTGGGACCTGGAGCATTTCTATTTTCTGCACCCCCAGCAGGGCGCCTGTGTCCACCCGGGTCCAATTTCAGAAGTGGAGCTGCTGGGTCAAGGGGTGTGTGGGTTTAAACTGTGATGGGTCTGCCAGATACTTTCCAGAAAGGCTGCACACAAGCAGTTATGGCTGGTCCTGTTCTCTGGCCTCCCCCAGGCTCAGCCTGCCTGCACCTGTCCCAAGGTGACTACTAGCTCTTGC
The DNA window shown above is from Bos indicus x Bos taurus breed Angus x Brahman F1 hybrid chromosome 7, Bos_hybrid_MaternalHap_v2.0, whole genome shotgun sequence and carries:
- the YJU2 gene encoding YJU2 splicing factor homolog isoform X1, which produces MSERKVLNKYYPPDFDPSKIPKLKLPKDRQYVVRLMAPFNMRCKTCGEYIYKGKKFNARKETVQNESYLGLPIFRFYIKCTRCLAEITFKTDPENTDYTMEHGATRNFQAEKLLEEEEKRVQKEREDEELNNPMKVLENRTKDSKLEMEVLENLQELKDLNQRQAHVDFEAMLRQHRLSEEERQRQEQEEDERETAALVEESRKRRLLEDSDSEEDTSPTQPQPALRPNPTAILDEQTPKAKRKAESWERSVGTLGSRPQLSGLVVKKTGLDTSIRRGRAPPLPGVMKNGQVAGPAPQMPGTSSLSQLGVYSDSEDSSGSN
- the YJU2 gene encoding YJU2 splicing factor homolog isoform X2 produces the protein MSERKVLNKYYPPDFDPSKIPKLKLPKDRQYVVRLMAPFNMRCKTCGEYIYKGKKFNARKETVQNESYLGLPIFRFYIKCTRCLAEITFKTDPENTDYTMEHGATRNFQAEKLLEEEEKRVQKEREDEELNNPMKVLENRTKDSKLEMEVLENLQELKDLNQRQAHVDFEAMLRQHRLSEEERQRQEQEEDERETAALVEESRKRRLLEDSDSEEDTSPTQPQPALRPNPTAILDETPKAKRKAESWERSVGTLGSRPQLSGLVVKKTGLDTSIRRGRAPPLPGVMKNGQVAGPAPQMPGTSSLSQLGVYSDSEDSSGSN